TGTCCCTGGAGCAAATTCTCGGTAACCTTTTTGACAACGCTATCAAATATAAGTCCCCAGATCGCCCGGTCGTTCTTTCTATCCGGGCGGTCTCGGATGGACGGCACTTCATTCGCCTGGAAATAGAGGATAACGGCCGCGGCATCGCTGAGCAGGATCATGAACGGATTTTCGAGCTTTTCCGCCGCTCGGGACAGCAGAACCAGGTGGGTGAAGGCATTGGCCTTGCCCATGTGCGCTCATTGACGCGCAACCTGGGAGGTGAAATTACCGTACGCTCCAAGATCGGCGTCGGCTCGACATTTATTTTGCGCTTGCCGCGCGACCTTTCGAAACTGGTAGGGACCTGAGCATGAAAGCAGTGGCCAAGGAAGTGACCATCGTCATGGTCGAAGACGACGAGGGACATGCACGCCTGATCGAAAAAAATGTCCGCCGGGCCGGGGTCAACAATGAGATCGTGCCGTTTACCAATGGCACCGACGCGCTGGATTATATCCTGGGTACGGACCGTTCCGGCGAAACCTCGGCAGATCGATACCTGCTAATTTTACTCGATCTTAACTTGCCGGATATGTCGGGCACCGATATACTCGAACAAGTTAAGACCAATCAGCACACACGTCGGCTGCCGGTCGTCATTCTCACCACAACGGATGATCAACGGGAAATTCAGCGCTGCTACGATCTTGGTGCGAATGTCTACATCACCAAACCGGTGGATTATGACAATTTCGCCAATGCCATTCGTCAGCTCGGGCTGTTCTTTTCCGTGATGCAGATTCCGTAACGAGCCGACCGCCCCATGAATGTCCGAATTCTTTATCTCGATGACGACCCGGCCATCGTGCGACTGGTGCAGAAAGCACTCGGGCGCAACGGACATTCCGTCACCCATGCCGAAGATCTGGAGCGGGCGCTGGGCTTTCTGGCGTCTGAAAACTTCGACGTTATTGTTCTCGATCATTATCTCAGCAATATGACCGGTCACGATGTGCTGGCGCATTTGCGTGGACGGCATATCATGACGCCGGTGGTCTATGTGACCGGTTCCAACGAAGCCCGTATCGCCATAGACGCGATCAAGGCAGGCGCCTCCGATTACGTCATCAAGACGACCAGCGAGGATTTCCTGTCGCTGCTGGAAAGCGCCATCCGACAATCGGTCGAAAATGCCCGGCTGCGCGAAGCCAAGGTCAAAGCGGACGAGGAAATCCGCCTTGCCAAGGAAAGGGCGGAAGCGCTGCTCAGCGAGGTCAACCACCGCGTTGCCAACAGTCTGGCATTGGTGGCAAGCCTACTGCGGCTTCAGATCGCCAATGCCCGCAGCGATGAGGTCAAGGCCGAGCTGACAGAGACCCAGGCTCGCATTACCGCCATTGCCGGCATGCATCGCAGCCTCTACACGTCAGACGATGTCAGCCGGGTCGATATGGACATTTATATCGCCAATCTGGTACGGGAAATCGGCGGTTCGCTTGCCAATCCCGACAAGCCGATCACCCTGACAGTCGATGCCGAGCCGATTTCTCTCACCGCTGACCGCGCCGTCTCCATCGGCATGATCGTCACCGAACTGGTGACCAATGCGATCAAATATGCCTATCCCGACCGTAAGGACGGCGAAATCCGCGTGCGGCTGTGTCATGCGCAGCCCGGCCATGCGCTGTTGACGGTGGAGGATGACGGCATCGGCATCAGTCCTGGCGCTGCCCCGAAGGGCACTGGCCTCGGCAGCCGGATCATCAAATCCATGGCCGCAACGCTGGGCGAAGGGCTCTTCTACCAGGAGATCGCGGCGGGAACGATTGCCTGCGTGCCGATAGACCTAGCCCGATAGAGGATTGGATCGATTCCGTATCTTATCGTTTCTCCTTTCAGGCGCTTATGCGGTAATGTCCGGTTCGCACCGATAATTTCATGGCAGGCTTTTCATGACGCTGACGGATAAGCGTATTCTCCTGATCATCAGCGGCGGCATTGCCGCCTATAAAAGCCTGGAACTGATCCGGCGGCTGCGCGAGCGAGGTGCCTCGGTGCGCCCGATCATGACGCGGGCCGCACAGGAATTCATTACGCCGCTCGCGGTCGGCGCGCTCTCGGCCTCCCATGTCTATACCGACCTGTTTTCCCGCGAGGACGAACAGGATGTCGGCCATATCCGGCTGGCGCGTGAGTGCGACCTGATCCTCGTTGCGCCCGTGACCGCCGACCTGATGGCGAAAATGGCGCACGGGCTGGCTGATGACCTGGCCTCGGCGGTGCTGCTTGCCGCCGACCGGCCCGTGCTGATCGCACCGGCCATGAACCCGAAAATGTGGGCGCATCCCGCCACCCTGCGCAATGTCGCACAGCTCAAGGCCGATGGCATCCAATTCATCGGGCCAATGGCCGGCGAAATGGCCGAAAGTGGGGAAGCCGGTCTTGGCCGCATGGCCGAGCCGCTGGAGATCGTTACCAAGGTCGAAGCCTGTCTTGACGCCTCCTTCAAGCCGTTGGCGGGCAAAAAGGCCATTGTCACCTCCGGCCCGACCCATGAGCCGATCGATCCGGTGCGCTATATCGCCAACCGATCCTCCGGCAAGCAGGGCCATGCCATTGCCAGCGCGCTTGCCCGGCTGGGTGCCGAGGTGACGCTGGTATCCGGCCCGGTCAGCCTTGCCGACCCCAAAGGCGTTAAAACGATCCATGTGGAGCGGGCCGAGGAGATGCGGGACGCCGTACTCACACACCTGCCCGCCGATATCGCCGTGATGGTCGCGGCTGTGGCCGACTGGCGGGTCGAGATGGCATCAGAGCACAAGATCAAGAAAC
The nucleotide sequence above comes from Agrobacterium vitis. Encoded proteins:
- a CDS encoding sensor histidine kinase, with amino-acid sequence MNVRILYLDDDPAIVRLVQKALGRNGHSVTHAEDLERALGFLASENFDVIVLDHYLSNMTGHDVLAHLRGRHIMTPVVYVTGSNEARIAIDAIKAGASDYVIKTTSEDFLSLLESAIRQSVENARLREAKVKADEEIRLAKERAEALLSEVNHRVANSLALVASLLRLQIANARSDEVKAELTETQARITAIAGMHRSLYTSDDVSRVDMDIYIANLVREIGGSLANPDKPITLTVDAEPISLTADRAVSIGMIVTELVTNAIKYAYPDRKDGEIRVRLCHAQPGHALLTVEDDGIGISPGAAPKGTGLGSRIIKSMAATLGEGLFYQEIAAGTIACVPIDLAR
- a CDS encoding response regulator is translated as MKAVAKEVTIVMVEDDEGHARLIEKNVRRAGVNNEIVPFTNGTDALDYILGTDRSGETSADRYLLILLDLNLPDMSGTDILEQVKTNQHTRRLPVVILTTTDDQREIQRCYDLGANVYITKPVDYDNFANAIRQLGLFFSVMQIP
- the coaBC gene encoding bifunctional phosphopantothenoylcysteine decarboxylase/phosphopantothenate--cysteine ligase CoaBC, which gives rise to MTLTDKRILLIISGGIAAYKSLELIRRLRERGASVRPIMTRAAQEFITPLAVGALSASHVYTDLFSREDEQDVGHIRLARECDLILVAPVTADLMAKMAHGLADDLASAVLLAADRPVLIAPAMNPKMWAHPATLRNVAQLKADGIQFIGPMAGEMAESGEAGLGRMAEPLEIVTKVEACLDASFKPLAGKKAIVTSGPTHEPIDPVRYIANRSSGKQGHAIASALARLGAEVTLVSGPVSLADPKGVKTIHVERAEEMRDAVLTHLPADIAVMVAAVADWRVEMASEHKIKKQPGNAAPMLALTENPDILKTVGHHEKRPALVIGFAAETRDIADNGRAKLERKGADLIVANDVSPQTGIMGGDRNRVTLIYKDRTEDWPDMDKDAVAERLAETIAGMLGVKSP